In Carnobacterium alterfunditum DSM 5972, the sequence TATCAAGATCTCTACCTTTACTTTTATGTTCGATTAACAACTTGCCTTTCCATAACAAATCAACAAATTTAGTTTGTCCTTCTATTTTTACTCTTTCTTCGAAAGTAGCTACCCTACGCCTGCTAATGCCAAACACGTCAAAGAATTCATTCCAAAACGTTTTTGATTCAGCATTTTCACTTGTTTCATCTGCCCATTCATTTTGAAATTGTAAAGCTCTACTTCTTATTTCATCCCATGATAAAACTGCCATGCTTTCACTCCTACTATTTTATTTTCTTAATTTAAAAAAGTCCGTCCATTTTCTTTTATTATTTGTAAAAGTTATGTCCATCTCAACTTCATCATCTTTAAGTGTCAGTTCTAATTTTTCTATTTTTTAATTTGCTTGCAATGTTAAAACTTGCTGATTCTTTTCATAGAAACCTAACTACTACATAACCCACTATCATTATAACAAGAAACAGTACCAAAGTTTGTATCCTATTTTTGACCGTATTAAGGTAAGTTATGATTAAAGCCTTATTAAAACAAGTATTTTCTTAATATTACCACAAATTTTCATTGTTTTACATAATTTGTAACGCTATTGTATTTACAAATGCATTACAAAAGCATATAATTATGATTAACAAGGAGGCGATTTAAGTGGAAACAAAACAAAAAAAAGCAGTCGTACAAGTTCGCATTGACGAAACCGTTAAAAGTCAGGCCGTAGCCGTTTTAAATAACCTAGGTATGGACACGAGCACGGCTATTAATGTCTTTTTTAGACAAGTCATTGCTGAAAATGGTCTGCCATTTCAACCAAAACAAGCAAAATTCAATACTGAAACCCTTGCAGCCATTAAGGAATCGGACGAAATGGTCAAAAATGGAACAGGCAAACGCTACACTTCTGTTGACGATCTTTTTGAGGATAGTTTAGGAGAATAGCCGCTATGTTGGAAATGAAGCAGACAACCCAATTCAAAAAAGATGTTAAACGCTTAAAGAAACGGAATTACAAGCTTGAAAAACTAAAAACGGTCATGCAAATGATTGTTGAAGAAGTACCTTTACCAGAGGAAGAATACCGCGCTCACGTCTTAATGCCAACAAAAGATTACCTCGATTGTTGGGAGTGTCATATTTCTGGACGCAATAGCGATTGGCTATTGATTTATAAATTTTACACTTCTCAAAATCTTGTCTCTTTTATCCGAACGGGGACACATTCGGATGTTTTTTGATACACGAAAACTCTTAAATGAAGGACGTTTCCGAATAGGAAATCGGCTCATACATTTAAGAGCTTTTCTTGTCTTCCTGAACGATTTCTAATGGGGATGCAAGACACTGATCCCTCCAAAATTTCATGCGAAAAATGGTTTGTTCGCAGAGGATTTTTGGAAGGGGAAACTGGCCGAAAACGGTCAGGTTTTACGAGGAGAAAAGTTGATAAACTTTATTCTTTTTTTGTCCGTTTGCGAGCAGCGAATCGGACGAAAAAATCCGCATTTTTACCTGCCGAACAGGCAGATAACGGCGGACTCCTTTGGGGTCTTAGGGGGAGCAGCGCGTCCACCTAACAGGGAGCATTTGGGTACCAAATACGTAGCCTGTTGTTCTTGCAGTTAATAATCTAGTTGTTTTACGACCGATTAAGGAGTAGAATAACTAGATTATTAACTGCTTTTTTTGAAACGTTTTGACAAGGAGACCGAATAGGGAACGTTGGGAAATAAGTGGAGAAAAAACGCACGAGATCTTAGGTCTGAAAGGCGACTGAATAAGGAGCGTTTTAGACCTAAGATCTCGTTAGTCATGCAGCGAGGAACAGAGACCGAATAGGGAGCTGTTTAGAGAGGAGGGACTAAGCCCGTGAACGAACACAAAAAAGAGAACCGACGCGAAGAACGTCAGGTGAAATTTCGAGTAGACGAAGCCGAATATGAGAAGCTCAGTTACCTAGCAGAACAACAAGGCATGAGCGTGCCAAATTTTGTTAAAAGCAAGGCACAAGGGACTCGATTACGAAACCCGAAAGTCGAGATTGAAGGAGCAAAAGAAATTGCTCGGCAGCTGCGGTATTACAATTCCAATTTGAATCAGTTAGTCAAATGGATTAACACCAACAAAACAATTTATGAACCAAACGAACTACAAGCGATGGAACAGCAGCTATCCGGTATTCAGGAAGGAGTGAAAGGCCTTTGGGAGCAATTATCAAGATAGCCAGTGCCACTAAAAATGGTTCAGCGACCGTCAACTATATTGCAAGACAAGGAAAAATTGACGTCCAGTTAACCAGTGCTCACCTCACTCCGTTAGATTATCAAGCAGCGCGGGAACAAATGCGCCAAACAAGAGACTTAATGGGCAAGACAAACGGGCGTCAAGGCTATCACTTGGTTCAGTCTTTTGACGCAACCGATCAGTTAACACCTGTAAAAGCCCATAAGCTAGGGCAAGAATTCATGTCCGAATTAAGCAAAATGTATCCAGACCATGAAATTTACATGGCGACTCATACCGATACCGACCATCCGCACAATCATTTTATGCTTAATGCAGTGAACAGTGAAACAGGCGCTAAAATGGCCATTAATCCTCCGGATATCTATGAAATGCATGAAATCAATAACGACATTTCAAAAAAACATCATTTGGTCGAACTGACGAAAGCTAAAAACAAGGTCTATCCGACCGAAATAGCCGTTTATACTCAAACAGGGAAGCAATATGAACGGGATTTAGTCAAAGAAAAGATTTATCATGCGCGAGATCAAGCTCATTCCTATCCGGAATTTAAACAAGCACTGTCTGCTTCAGATGTGGAACTAACGTCTGAGATTGGAAAAAGAGGTCAAACGATCCGACAAAAGTACGTGACTCACGATTCAGAAGGAAAAAAATGGACGTTTACCGCCTCAAGACTAGGCGAAGACTTTAAAAAGGAGCCGATTACCCATGCCATCATGGAAAACCAACGAAAACGAGACAAACAACAAGCAGACAGAGAACAACTTGAGCGCAGCAACGCCGAAAGATTACGAGGACTTACTGCTAGCGTACGGGAAGTTGCGGACGAAGTACGAACAGAGCGCAGAACACATGAGTCTGCTCATCAGCCACCTCAAAAATCTTCAGACGTCGATCGAGACTTCGGACAAGAACGGTAAGCAGCAACTGGCTTATCATCGAAGCCAAGAACAAAAAAGAATGGAGCAATTTCAAGATTTACTGACGGAAAATGAGCAATGGAAACAACAAACAGCCATTGATTTAAAAGACTATTCGCCTGAAAAGATGGAACAAAAGCTCGATAAGATCGTCTATCAGCATTTAGACGACTACCAAGAAAAATTGGATGCGGTCTTGCAGCAAGCGGATCATCAGGCTAAAAAAGAACGTCGGACCGATTGGATCGAACGCATCAGTATTTTAGGCATTGGGGCCGTTACCCTTCTAGCTATTTACGGGATGTTTTCGTTCTTTATGGGGATGTAGGCGATGGGATTATTTTTTGCGAAACTCATGTGGCGTATTTTGCCTGTTTTAAGCGTTTTGGTGGTTTTGGTGTGTTCTTATCTAGTTTGGGACGTAAAGTTTCGCCACTGGCGGAAATCAGGCCATTTAAAGCGTGTTAGTCTAGTAGCTCTTGTTTCTTTAGTCGTTTGTTTCAGTGTGTTGCTTTTATTAGGGTATTCAACCCAATCAAAAATACCGTTTGGATCGAAAATTGCGGACATTTCTGCGGAACAACAAGCCATAAAGGATCATAAACTAGCGATTGAAGCGGAAAAAGTAGCGACTGAAGAAAAAGATGATCAAATTAAAGACCAACTAGAAGCGGCTTTAGATGTAGCGGATAGTGAATTAGGGGTTGTTGTCATAGAAAATAAGGTTTCGACCATCGTTACGAAAGAATGGTTTGCCGAAAATCAACAACTCAGCGATCAATTATCAGATGATATCGCTCGAGAGGACTATACGAGTCGTTTTGAGGCGATTAAATACTATTTCTTGAGGTAAATGGTCTATTTACATTGATTACCAGTCAAACGTTTAAGAGAGCTGTT encodes:
- a CDS encoding relaxase/mobilization nuclease domain-containing protein — protein: MGAIIKIASATKNGSATVNYIARQGKIDVQLTSAHLTPLDYQAAREQMRQTRDLMGKTNGRQGYHLVQSFDATDQLTPVKAHKLGQEFMSELSKMYPDHEIYMATHTDTDHPHNHFMLNAVNSETGAKMAINPPDIYEMHEINNDISKKHHLVELTKAKNKVYPTEIAVYTQTGKQYERDLVKEKIYHARDQAHSYPEFKQALSASDVELTSEIGKRGQTIRQKYVTHDSEGKKWTFTASRLGEDFKKEPITHAIMENQRKRDKQQADREQLERSNAERLRGLTASVREVADEVRTERRTHESAHQPPQKSSDVDRDFGQER
- a CDS encoding type II toxin-antitoxin system RelB/DinJ family antitoxin, producing the protein METKQKKAVVQVRIDETVKSQAVAVLNNLGMDTSTAINVFFRQVIAENGLPFQPKQAKFNTETLAAIKESDEMVKNGTGKRYTSVDDLFEDSLGE
- a CDS encoding plasmid mobilization protein; amino-acid sequence: MNEHKKENRREERQVKFRVDEAEYEKLSYLAEQQGMSVPNFVKSKAQGTRLRNPKVEIEGAKEIARQLRYYNSNLNQLVKWINTNKTIYEPNELQAMEQQLSGIQEGVKGLWEQLSR
- a CDS encoding type IIL restriction-modification enzyme MmeI, giving the protein MAVLSWDEIRSRALQFQNEWADETSENAESKTFWNEFFDVFGISRRRVATFEERVKIEGQTKFVDLLWKGKLLIEHKSKGRDLD
- a CDS encoding type II toxin-antitoxin system RelE/ParE family toxin, which gives rise to MLEMKQTTQFKKDVKRLKKRNYKLEKLKTVMQMIVEEVPLPEEEYRAHVLMPTKDYLDCWECHISGRNSDWLLIYKFYTSQNLVSFIRTGTHSDVF